In Oryzihumus leptocrescens, the following are encoded in one genomic region:
- the rsmI gene encoding 16S rRNA (cytidine(1402)-2'-O)-methyltransferase — MTSPGEPAPDHGVLVLAATPIGDPQDAAPRLAREIAAADVVAAEDTRRLKRLCSALGVEPTGSVLSYHEHNESSRTPELLERLREGARVVVVTDAGMPSVSDPGYRLVSAAVEAGVRVTCVPGPSAVLMALAVSGLPVDRFCFEGFAPRKPGERARALAALKDERRTMIFFEAPHRLDATLAAMAEAFGADRPAAVCRELTKTYEEVRRGGLAELAAWAADGVRGEITIVVGGAPAAVSDPGEALRVIQERVAAGERLKDVAADVAASTGLSKKALYDAAVAARRG, encoded by the coding sequence ATGACCAGCCCCGGTGAGCCCGCCCCCGACCACGGCGTGCTGGTCCTGGCCGCCACCCCGATCGGCGACCCCCAGGACGCCGCGCCCCGGCTGGCACGGGAGATCGCCGCCGCCGACGTCGTCGCGGCCGAGGACACCCGGCGGCTCAAGCGGCTGTGCTCCGCGCTGGGGGTCGAGCCCACGGGGTCGGTGCTCAGCTACCACGAGCACAACGAGTCCTCCCGCACCCCCGAGCTGCTCGAGCGGCTGCGCGAGGGCGCCCGCGTCGTCGTGGTCACCGACGCCGGCATGCCCTCGGTGTCCGACCCGGGCTACCGCCTGGTCTCGGCCGCGGTGGAGGCCGGCGTCCGGGTGACCTGCGTGCCGGGCCCGAGTGCGGTGCTCATGGCCCTGGCCGTCTCTGGCCTGCCGGTCGACCGGTTCTGCTTCGAGGGGTTCGCCCCGCGCAAGCCCGGTGAGCGGGCCCGGGCCCTGGCCGCGCTCAAGGACGAGCGGCGCACCATGATCTTCTTCGAGGCGCCGCACCGGCTGGACGCCACGCTCGCCGCGATGGCCGAGGCGTTCGGGGCCGACCGCCCGGCGGCGGTGTGCCGCGAGCTGACCAAGACCTACGAGGAGGTCCGCCGCGGCGGCCTGGCCGAGCTGGCCGCCTGGGCGGCCGACGGCGTCAGGGGCGAGATCACGATCGTCGTCGGGGGTGCCCCCGCGGCGGTGAGCGACCCCGGTGAGGCGCTGCGCGTCATACAGGAGCGGGTGGCGGCCGGGGAGCGGCTCAAGGACGTCGCGGCCGACGTCGCCGCGAGCACCGGGCTGTCCAAGAAGGCCCTGTATGACGCTGCCGTCGCCGCGCGGCGCGGCTGA
- a CDS encoding ABC-F family ATP-binding cassette domain-containing protein: MANLVSVERASLALGTTLVLDVVSLGVNGGTRIGIVGRNGGGKSTLLKVLAGVQGVDEGRVTRTGDLTVGMLSQVDTLDPAATIRQAVLGDRPEHVWAGDPRIRDVLDGLLGGVDARDVGGLEATVGPLSGGERRRLALAALLVADPDLLLLDEPTNHLDVEGVAWLAQHLATRRTGPGTAVVAVTHDRWFLDAVATTTWEVAEGQVHSYEGGYAAYVLAKAERERVAAVTADRRANLLRKELAWLRRGAPARTSKPKFRIEAASALIADEPPPRDDVSLMRFATTRLGKDVIDLVDATVAVDERVLLDKVTWRLAPGERVGIVGVNGAGKSTLLRAVSGDVPLAAGNRKVGKTVSLAFLTQEVRELERFEDWRVIEAIEDVKAFTTLGDKEVSASQLATRLGFTGSRQRTRVSDLSGGERRRLQLLRLMMAEPNVLLLDEPTNDLDIETLTSLEDVLDGWAGTLLVVSHDRYLLERMCDRQVALLGDGKVRDLPGGVEEYLALRHAAEQAANGGPSGATVPAPASASASAEGPSAAEVREARKEMARVEKQLTRLAEREERIHADMAAQATDHQAVLELNAKLREVVDERESLEMAWLAAAEVAG; encoded by the coding sequence GTGGCCAACCTCGTCTCCGTCGAGCGCGCGTCCCTGGCGCTCGGCACCACCCTCGTCCTCGACGTCGTCTCCCTGGGGGTCAACGGCGGCACCCGCATCGGCATCGTGGGCCGCAACGGCGGTGGCAAGTCCACGCTGCTGAAGGTGCTCGCCGGCGTCCAGGGCGTCGACGAGGGCCGGGTCACCCGCACCGGGGACCTCACCGTCGGCATGCTCAGCCAGGTCGACACGCTCGACCCGGCTGCGACCATCCGCCAGGCCGTGCTCGGCGACCGGCCCGAGCACGTGTGGGCGGGCGACCCGCGGATCCGCGACGTGCTCGACGGCCTGCTCGGTGGGGTCGACGCCCGCGACGTGGGCGGCCTCGAGGCCACCGTCGGGCCGCTCTCCGGCGGGGAGCGGCGCCGCCTGGCCCTCGCCGCGCTGCTGGTCGCCGATCCCGACCTGCTGCTGCTCGACGAGCCGACCAACCACCTCGACGTCGAGGGGGTCGCCTGGCTGGCCCAGCACCTGGCCACCCGGCGCACCGGCCCCGGCACCGCCGTCGTCGCGGTCACCCACGACCGGTGGTTCCTCGACGCGGTCGCCACGACCACGTGGGAGGTCGCCGAAGGCCAGGTGCACTCCTACGAAGGTGGCTACGCGGCATACGTGCTGGCCAAGGCGGAGCGCGAGCGGGTGGCCGCGGTGACCGCGGACCGGCGCGCCAACCTGCTGCGCAAGGAGCTCGCGTGGCTGCGCCGCGGGGCGCCGGCGCGCACGAGCAAGCCCAAGTTCCGGATCGAGGCGGCCTCGGCGCTGATCGCCGACGAGCCGCCGCCGCGCGACGACGTGTCGCTGATGCGGTTCGCCACCACGCGGCTGGGCAAGGACGTCATCGACCTGGTCGACGCCACCGTGGCGGTGGACGAACGGGTCCTGCTGGACAAGGTCACCTGGCGCCTCGCGCCCGGTGAGCGCGTGGGCATCGTCGGCGTCAACGGTGCCGGCAAGTCGACCCTGCTGCGGGCCGTCAGCGGTGACGTGCCGCTGGCCGCCGGCAACCGGAAGGTCGGCAAAACCGTGTCTCTGGCGTTCCTGACCCAGGAGGTGCGCGAGCTCGAGCGCTTCGAGGACTGGCGGGTCATCGAGGCGATCGAGGACGTCAAGGCGTTCACCACGCTCGGCGACAAGGAGGTCAGCGCCAGCCAGCTGGCCACGCGGCTCGGGTTCACCGGCAGCCGCCAGCGCACCCGGGTGAGCGACCTGTCCGGTGGGGAGCGGCGCCGGCTGCAGCTGCTGCGGCTGATGATGGCCGAGCCCAACGTGCTGCTGCTGGACGAGCCGACCAACGACCTCGACATCGAGACGCTCACCTCGCTGGAGGACGTGCTCGACGGCTGGGCCGGCACCCTGCTCGTCGTCTCCCACGACCGCTACCTGCTCGAGCGGATGTGCGACCGTCAGGTGGCGCTGCTCGGCGACGGCAAGGTCCGTGACCTGCCCGGTGGGGTGGAGGAGTACCTCGCGCTGCGGCACGCCGCCGAGCAGGCCGCGAACGGCGGCCCCTCAGGTGCGACCGTGCCGGCGCCGGCCTCGGCGAGCGCGTCGGCGGAGGGCCCGTCAGCAGCCGAGGTGCGCGAGGCGCGCAAGGAGATGGCGCGGGTGGAGAAGCAGCTGACCCGCCTCGCCGAGCGCGAGGAGCGGATCCACGCCGACATGGCCGCCCAGGCGACCGACCACCAGGCGGTGCTGGAGCTCAACGCGAAGCTGCGCGAGGTGGTCGACGAGCGGGAGTCGCTCGAGATGGCCTGGCTGGCCGCAGCCGAGGTCGCCGGCTAG
- a CDS encoding 4-(cytidine 5'-diphospho)-2-C-methyl-D-erythritol kinase → MSLAVPPSRSVTVRVPAKVNLELIVGPLRPDGFHDLATVYQAVSLYDDVTVRPADDWSVTVSGAEAHLVPDGGDNLALRAARRLAEAAGIEEPVGIAIHKEIPVAGGMAGGSADAAGALLACDALWGLGTPRHALEQLAGEIGSDVPFALAGGTAVGSGRGEQLAPVLARGSYQWVFAFSDNGLSTPRVYAECDRLREGRDVPPPQPTAAMMTALRSGDAAALGKALVNDLQPAALSLQPQLREVLELGSECGALGGLVSGSGPTVAFIVPDAEVALDLAVALAASGLAAGVKRATGPVHGAQVVPGPSVTRVD, encoded by the coding sequence ATGAGTCTCGCCGTGCCGCCCTCCCGCTCGGTCACGGTCCGGGTGCCCGCCAAGGTCAACCTCGAGCTCATCGTCGGGCCCCTGCGCCCCGACGGGTTCCACGACCTGGCGACCGTCTACCAGGCGGTCAGCCTGTACGACGACGTCACCGTGCGCCCCGCAGACGACTGGTCCGTGACCGTCTCCGGCGCCGAGGCCCACCTCGTGCCTGACGGCGGCGACAACCTCGCGCTGCGTGCTGCGCGCCGGCTGGCCGAGGCGGCCGGCATCGAGGAGCCGGTCGGCATCGCGATCCACAAGGAGATCCCCGTCGCCGGGGGCATGGCCGGAGGCTCGGCCGATGCCGCCGGGGCCCTGCTGGCCTGTGACGCACTGTGGGGCCTGGGCACGCCCCGGCACGCGCTGGAGCAGCTGGCCGGCGAGATCGGCAGCGACGTGCCGTTCGCCCTCGCCGGCGGCACGGCGGTCGGCTCCGGTCGCGGCGAGCAGCTCGCGCCCGTCCTGGCCCGCGGCTCCTACCAGTGGGTCTTCGCGTTCAGCGACAACGGCCTGTCCACCCCGAGGGTGTATGCCGAGTGCGACCGGCTCCGGGAGGGGCGCGACGTGCCGCCGCCACAGCCCACGGCGGCGATGATGACCGCCCTGCGCTCCGGCGACGCCGCCGCGCTGGGCAAGGCGCTGGTCAACGACCTGCAGCCCGCCGCCCTGTCCCTGCAGCCGCAGCTGCGCGAGGTGCTCGAGCTCGGCTCGGAGTGCGGCGCCCTGGGCGGCCTCGTGTCCGGTTCCGGGCCGACCGTGGCCTTCATCGTGCCCGACGCCGAGGTCGCGCTCGACCTGGCCGTCGCGCTGGCCGCGTCGGGCCTCGCCGCCGGGGTCAAGCGCGCCACCGGCCCGGTGCACGGTGCCCAGGTCGTGCCCGGCCCGAGCGTGACGAGGGTCGACTGA
- a CDS encoding PadR family transcriptional regulator, whose protein sequence is MTASTSSLGYAVLGLLARSAATGYDLTRRMHRPVGWFWTAAHSQVYPELARLESGGLVEHDVVEGAGPRPTKRYRLTRAGRVRLRDWVAEPAERAPDRDPLMLKVYSLWLLDRPQAVALVEATRTDHAARLEVYAAQEREMQARPEALADPGTREFAAWATLRAGISFEQHRLDWCDWLLARLRD, encoded by the coding sequence ATGACCGCGTCGACGTCATCCCTGGGTTATGCCGTGCTGGGCCTCCTCGCCCGCTCGGCCGCGACCGGCTACGACCTGACCCGGCGCATGCACCGGCCCGTGGGGTGGTTCTGGACGGCCGCGCACAGCCAGGTCTACCCCGAGCTGGCCCGGCTGGAGTCCGGCGGCCTCGTCGAGCACGACGTGGTCGAGGGCGCCGGACCGCGGCCGACCAAGCGCTACCGGCTCACCCGCGCGGGCCGCGTCCGCCTGCGCGACTGGGTGGCCGAGCCCGCCGAGCGGGCGCCGGACCGCGACCCGCTGATGCTCAAGGTCTACTCCCTGTGGCTGCTGGACCGTCCGCAGGCGGTGGCGCTGGTCGAGGCCACGCGCACCGACCACGCTGCGCGGCTGGAGGTGTATGCCGCGCAGGAACGCGAGATGCAGGCGCGCCCCGAGGCGCTGGCGGACCCGGGCACGCGCGAGTTCGCCGCGTGGGCGACGCTGCGCGCCGGCATCAGCTTCGAGCAGCACCGCCTCGACTGGTGCGACTGGCTGCTCGCGCGGCTGCGCGACTGA
- a CDS encoding alpha/beta hydrolase, with product MTRGGAARRWRGMAAVAVLAMLAVGACAAPSSGGAAAPAPLTSTSATTTGSGPTASTPSPSATSSGHPANPVVARCGLPNAAATPIRIGGPAGNTLTGAVVGTGPTVAVFVHETGRQGLCGFWPYAVWLGGQGVRSVLLDLCGHGDSRCDLGSEFAGDLPTQVAMAVAWVRAHGARRVALVGASMGGTAVTVTAQRVHADAVVDLSGPVEFLGMDTAKALPRLTMPTLVVAADNDPDTDAGRLRELVAAAPARHKRFLPVGSGHGWDTLAAGPFPGDGFSAVAVVVRDWVLGRYGTA from the coding sequence ATGACGAGGGGCGGAGCGGCGCGTCGATGGCGCGGTATGGCGGCAGTGGCGGTCCTCGCCATGCTGGCGGTGGGTGCCTGCGCGGCGCCGTCATCCGGAGGTGCGGCGGCCCCGGCGCCGCTCACCTCGACGTCCGCGACGACGACGGGCAGCGGCCCGACGGCGTCGACTCCCAGCCCGTCCGCGACGAGCTCCGGTCACCCCGCCAACCCCGTGGTGGCCCGGTGCGGCCTGCCCAACGCCGCGGCCACGCCGATCCGGATCGGCGGCCCCGCCGGCAACACCCTCACGGGCGCGGTGGTCGGCACCGGTCCCACGGTCGCGGTGTTCGTGCACGAGACCGGCCGGCAGGGCCTGTGCGGCTTCTGGCCGTATGCCGTGTGGCTGGGCGGGCAGGGCGTGAGGTCGGTGCTGCTGGACCTGTGTGGTCACGGGGACTCGCGGTGTGACCTGGGCTCGGAGTTCGCCGGCGACCTCCCGACGCAGGTGGCGATGGCGGTGGCCTGGGTGCGGGCGCACGGCGCGCGTCGGGTGGCGCTCGTGGGTGCCTCGATGGGCGGCACGGCGGTGACCGTGACGGCGCAGCGCGTGCACGCTGACGCGGTGGTCGACCTCTCCGGCCCCGTGGAGTTCCTCGGCATGGACACGGCGAAGGCCCTCCCGCGCCTGACGATGCCGACCCTGGTGGTGGCCGCGGACAACGACCCCGACACCGATGCCGGCCGGTTGCGGGAGCTCGTGGCCGCGGCGCCAGCGCGGCACAAGCGGTTCCTCCCGGTGGGTTCCGGGCACGGGTGGGACACCCTCGCGGCCGGCCCGTTCCCCGGGGACGGTTTCTCCGCGGTGGCCGTGGTGGTCCGCGACTGGGTCCTGGGCCGCTACGGCACGGCGTAG
- the metG gene encoding methionine--tRNA ligase — protein sequence MSKVLSAVAWPYANGPRHLGHVAGFAVPSDVFSRYMRMAGHDVLMVSGTDEHGTPILVQADKEGVTARELADTNNRVIVEDLHALGCSYDLFTRTTTANHYAVAQELFTQVWKNGYMIERTTKGAISPSTGRTLPDRYIEGTCPICGYAEARGDQCDNCGNQLDPTELINPRSKINGEVPEFIETQHFFLDLPALAGALREWLEGREASGTWRPNVIRFSLNILDDIKPRAMTRDIDWGIPVPLDGWREQPTKRLYVWFDAVIGYLSASVEWARRLGEPERWREWWTEGAGPEPALSYYFMGKDNITFHSQIWPAELLAYAGRGDHGGEPGEYGVLNLPTEVVSSEYLTMESKQFSSSRGHVIYVRDVLSRYQPDALRYFLCAAAPESQDSDFSWREFVTRTNGELVAGWGNLVNRTASMIAKSFGQIPPAGELTDDDEKLLATVREGFDTVGDLIGRHRLRQAIAEAMRVVGEVNKYVTDQAPFKLKGEDERERLGTILHVTAQAVLDCNTILSPFLPHSANAVHATFGGTGEFMPMPVIEEVTDLDDGHPYPVITGEYSHTPEWASRPVDVGASVNKPTPIFTKLDPSVVDEELARLGGDGAAE from the coding sequence ATGAGCAAGGTCCTGTCTGCAGTCGCCTGGCCGTACGCCAACGGTCCGCGGCACCTCGGCCACGTGGCCGGGTTCGCCGTGCCCTCCGACGTGTTCAGCCGGTACATGCGGATGGCGGGGCACGACGTGCTCATGGTCTCCGGCACCGACGAGCACGGCACGCCGATCCTCGTGCAGGCCGACAAGGAGGGCGTGACCGCCCGCGAGCTCGCGGACACCAACAACCGGGTCATCGTCGAGGACCTGCACGCCCTCGGCTGCTCCTACGACCTGTTCACCCGCACGACGACGGCCAACCACTACGCGGTCGCGCAGGAGCTGTTCACCCAGGTCTGGAAGAACGGCTACATGATCGAGCGCACCACCAAGGGCGCGATCTCGCCGTCGACCGGGCGCACGCTGCCGGACCGCTACATCGAGGGCACCTGCCCGATCTGCGGCTACGCCGAGGCCCGCGGCGACCAGTGCGACAACTGCGGCAACCAGCTCGACCCGACCGAGCTCATCAACCCCCGCTCGAAGATCAACGGCGAGGTGCCCGAGTTCATCGAGACCCAGCACTTCTTCCTCGACCTGCCCGCCCTCGCAGGTGCGCTGCGCGAGTGGCTGGAGGGCCGGGAGGCCTCGGGCACGTGGCGTCCCAACGTGATCCGGTTCAGCCTCAACATCCTCGACGACATCAAGCCCCGCGCCATGACCCGCGACATCGACTGGGGCATCCCGGTGCCGCTGGACGGGTGGCGCGAGCAGCCGACCAAGCGGCTCTACGTCTGGTTCGACGCGGTCATCGGCTACCTGTCCGCCTCGGTCGAGTGGGCCCGCCGGCTCGGCGAGCCCGAGCGCTGGCGCGAGTGGTGGACTGAGGGCGCAGGGCCTGAGCCCGCTCTTTCGTATTACTTCATGGGCAAGGACAACATCACCTTCCACTCCCAGATCTGGCCGGCCGAGCTGCTGGCCTACGCCGGCCGCGGCGACCACGGCGGCGAGCCGGGGGAGTACGGCGTGCTCAACCTGCCCACCGAGGTCGTCTCCTCCGAGTACCTCACGATGGAGAGCAAGCAGTTCTCCTCCTCGCGCGGCCACGTCATCTACGTGCGCGACGTGCTCTCGCGCTACCAACCCGACGCGCTGCGCTACTTCCTGTGCGCCGCCGCGCCGGAGAGCCAGGACAGCGACTTCAGCTGGCGCGAGTTCGTGACGCGCACCAACGGCGAGCTCGTCGCGGGCTGGGGCAACCTGGTCAACCGGACGGCGTCGATGATCGCCAAGAGCTTCGGGCAGATCCCGCCCGCCGGTGAGCTCACCGACGACGACGAGAAGCTGCTGGCGACCGTGCGCGAGGGCTTCGACACCGTGGGCGACCTGATCGGCCGGCACCGGCTCCGGCAGGCCATCGCCGAGGCGATGCGCGTGGTCGGCGAGGTGAACAAGTACGTCACCGACCAGGCGCCGTTCAAGCTCAAGGGTGAGGACGAGCGGGAGCGCCTCGGCACGATCCTGCACGTCACGGCGCAGGCGGTGCTCGACTGCAACACGATCCTGTCCCCGTTCCTGCCGCACTCGGCCAACGCCGTGCACGCGACCTTCGGCGGCACGGGCGAGTTCATGCCGATGCCCGTCATCGAGGAGGTCACCGACCTCGACGACGGCCACCCCTACCCGGTGATCACCGGCGAGTACTCCCACACTCCGGAATGGGCGTCTCGACCCGTGGACGTGGGTGCATCTGTGAACAAACCCACACCGATCTTCACCAAGCTCGACCCCTCGGTCGTCGACGAGGAGCTGGCGCGACTGGGTGGCGACGGGGCCGCCGAGTGA
- a CDS encoding resuscitation-promoting factor, which produces MDGKTSSVHTFGDNVGDLLAKQHITLGPHDTVAPSLNSPLHDGEKIAVRYGRVLSVTLDGKQKSYWTTATTVASALQQLGIRADGARLSVSRDMPLGRQGLSVTIGTPKDVTIKADGHTRTATTTGATVRDALAELKVPVGPIDKVKPGLGTPLTAQGTTITIDRLTQKTVTVTEPIAAPVTKRSDSSLTKGTTKTVTAGKAGSKRVTYAQTFVNGKLASRVAKSVTVVSQPVASVIAVGTKAPTTSSGPIPSSGGLNWAALAQCESGGNPRAVDPSGTYYGLYQFDQGTWNSVGGSGSPIDASSAEQTQRAQILYSRVGASAWPVCGKNL; this is translated from the coding sequence GTGGACGGCAAGACCTCCTCGGTCCACACCTTCGGCGACAACGTGGGAGACCTTCTGGCCAAGCAGCACATCACGCTCGGCCCCCACGACACGGTCGCCCCCTCCCTGAACTCCCCCCTCCACGACGGCGAGAAGATCGCGGTCCGCTACGGCCGCGTCCTGTCCGTCACCCTCGACGGCAAGCAGAAGAGCTACTGGACGACCGCGACCACGGTCGCCTCGGCCCTGCAGCAGCTCGGCATCCGCGCCGACGGCGCCAGGCTGAGCGTCTCGCGTGACATGCCCCTGGGCCGTCAGGGCCTGTCCGTCACGATCGGCACTCCCAAGGACGTGACCATCAAGGCCGACGGCCACACCCGCACCGCGACCACCACCGGCGCCACCGTCCGTGACGCGCTCGCCGAGCTCAAGGTCCCGGTGGGCCCGATCGACAAGGTCAAGCCCGGTCTGGGCACGCCGCTCACCGCCCAGGGCACGACCATCACCATCGACCGGCTCACGCAGAAGACGGTCACGGTCACCGAGCCCATCGCGGCGCCGGTCACCAAGCGCTCGGACTCCTCGCTGACCAAGGGCACCACCAAGACGGTCACGGCCGGCAAGGCGGGCTCGAAGCGGGTCACCTACGCGCAGACCTTCGTCAACGGCAAGCTGGCCAGCCGTGTCGCCAAGTCCGTCACGGTGGTCTCGCAGCCGGTGGCCTCGGTCATCGCGGTGGGCACCAAGGCGCCGACCACCTCCTCCGGCCCCATCCCGTCCTCCGGCGGGCTGAACTGGGCCGCCCTGGCCCAGTGCGAGTCCGGCGGCAACCCCCGCGCGGTTGACCCGTCCGGCACCTACTACGGCCTGTACCAGTTCGACCAGGGCACGTGGAACTCGGTGGGTGGCTCCGGCAGCCCGATCGACGCCTCGTCAGCCGAGCAGACCCAGCGGGCGCAGATCCTCTACAGCCGGGTCGGCGCCAGCGCGTGGCCGGTCTGCGGCAAGAACCTCTGA
- a CDS encoding TatD family hydrolase — MSHADRPPAPDPLPIPVVDNHTHLDISRDGEAPPDLQQAIDEAAAVGVPRMVQIGCDLPGARFTVEVVDRYPALLGGVALHPNEAPRLQARGELQDAYAEIERLAAHPRVRVVGETGLDYFRTGPEGVGVQQDSFRWHIDLAKRTGKALQIHDRDAHDDVLRILEEEGAPDHTVLHCFSGDIAMARECVARGYVLSFSGTVTFKNAAGLRDALAVTPLDQLLVETDAPYLTPSPHRGAPNASYLVPLTVRAMAGVLNVDVPSLCTAIAATSERVYGPW, encoded by the coding sequence GTGAGCCACGCGGACCGCCCGCCGGCGCCGGACCCGCTGCCGATCCCGGTCGTCGACAACCACACCCATCTCGACATCAGCCGCGACGGCGAGGCCCCGCCGGACCTGCAGCAGGCGATCGACGAGGCGGCCGCGGTCGGGGTGCCGCGGATGGTCCAGATCGGGTGCGACCTGCCCGGCGCGCGGTTCACCGTCGAGGTCGTCGACCGGTATCCCGCGCTGCTGGGTGGGGTGGCCCTGCACCCCAACGAGGCGCCCCGGCTCCAGGCCCGCGGCGAGCTGCAGGACGCGTATGCCGAGATCGAGCGGCTGGCCGCCCACCCGCGGGTGCGGGTGGTCGGCGAGACCGGACTGGACTACTTCCGCACGGGCCCCGAAGGCGTTGGGGTCCAACAGGATTCGTTCCGGTGGCACATCGACCTCGCCAAGCGCACGGGCAAGGCGCTGCAGATCCACGACCGTGACGCCCACGACGACGTGTTGCGCATCCTCGAGGAGGAGGGCGCCCCCGACCACACCGTCCTGCACTGCTTCTCGGGCGACATCGCGATGGCCCGCGAGTGCGTCGCGCGGGGCTACGTCCTGAGCTTCTCCGGCACCGTGACGTTCAAGAACGCGGCCGGCCTGCGGGACGCCCTGGCGGTGACCCCGCTGGACCAGCTGCTGGTCGAGACCGACGCCCCCTACCTCACCCCGTCGCCCCACCGCGGGGCCCCCAACGCCTCCTACCTCGTGCCCCTCACCGTGCGGGCCATGGCGGGGGTCCTGAACGTCGACGTGCCGTCGCTGTGCACCGCGATCGCGGCCACCTCGGAGCGTGTCTACGGCCCCTGGTGA
- a CDS encoding SRPBCC family protein: MPDLRETLDVAAPADLVYDLVADLPRMGDWSPECEKVTWRGGATEAAKGAEFIGHNRAGSIRWVTQGRVVSAERGRNLAFEITFGPMPVARWEYFIVPTAHGCTVVEEWTDRRPGWYRVPADKAFGPRLKTNRRGIHKTLENLKRAAERLPA, translated from the coding sequence GTGCCCGACCTGCGCGAGACCCTCGACGTCGCTGCCCCCGCGGACCTGGTCTACGACCTCGTCGCTGACCTGCCCCGCATGGGTGACTGGTCCCCCGAGTGCGAGAAGGTGACGTGGCGCGGCGGCGCGACCGAGGCCGCCAAGGGCGCGGAGTTCATCGGGCACAACCGCGCCGGGTCGATCCGCTGGGTCACCCAGGGCCGCGTGGTCAGCGCCGAGCGCGGCCGCAACCTGGCCTTCGAGATCACCTTCGGGCCGATGCCGGTAGCGCGCTGGGAGTACTTCATCGTCCCGACGGCGCACGGCTGCACCGTCGTCGAGGAGTGGACCGACCGTCGCCCCGGCTGGTACCGCGTGCCCGCGGACAAGGCCTTCGGCCCGCGGCTGAAGACGAACCGCCGCGGCATCCATAAGACGCTGGAGAACCTCAAGCGGGCAGCCGAGCGCCTCCCCGCCTGA
- a CDS encoding MarR family winged helix-turn-helix transcriptional regulator translates to MSATPADEVDRIVDAWARERPDLDVSPLHVLSRVSRLARHLDLARGSAFAEHHLEGWEFDVLSALRRAGEPYQLSPGSLVQQTLVTSGTMTNRVDRLERRGLVRRSPDPSDRRGVIVALTPAGRTVVDAAMADLLQRERELLAELPQGERDDLAGFLRRLLAPFER, encoded by the coding sequence ATGTCCGCCACCCCCGCCGACGAGGTCGACCGGATCGTCGACGCGTGGGCGCGCGAGCGGCCGGACCTCGACGTCTCGCCGCTGCACGTGCTCTCGCGCGTCTCCCGCCTGGCCCGGCACCTCGACCTCGCCCGCGGCTCCGCCTTCGCCGAGCACCACCTCGAGGGCTGGGAGTTCGACGTGCTCTCGGCACTGCGCCGCGCCGGCGAGCCCTACCAGCTCTCGCCCGGCTCCCTGGTCCAGCAGACGCTGGTCACCAGCGGCACGATGACCAACCGGGTCGACCGGCTCGAGCGGCGCGGCCTGGTCCGGCGCAGCCCCGATCCGTCCGACCGCCGTGGGGTCATCGTGGCGCTGACCCCCGCAGGGCGCACCGTGGTCGACGCCGCGATGGCCGACCTGCTCCAGCGCGAGCGGGAGCTGCTCGCCGAGCTGCCGCAGGGTGAGCGCGACGACCTCGCCGGCTTCCTGCGCCGGCTGCTCGCCCCGTTCGAGCGCTGA
- the rsmA gene encoding 16S rRNA (adenine(1518)-N(6)/adenine(1519)-N(6))-dimethyltransferase RsmA, with protein MADNDEHGTVAGLLGAAQIREIAARLDVRPTKQWGQNFVVDANTVRRIVRVAGVGPQDVVVEVGPGLGSLTLALLPEVSRVVAVEVDPTLAAALPQTVASLAPQHADRLSLVHADALTVRELPDPQPTALVANLPYNISVPVVLGFLQHFPTIRRVLVMVQLEVAERLAAGPGSKVYGVPSLKAAWYADVRLAGHVGRNVFWPVPNVDSGLVSLVRRDPPVTDASREDVFACIDAAFAQRRKTLRAALAGWAGSAPRAEEVLVAAGIDPRTRGEQLDIDAFARIASARLALGCPS; from the coding sequence ATGGCTGACAACGACGAGCACGGCACCGTCGCCGGGCTGCTCGGGGCCGCGCAGATCCGCGAGATCGCGGCGCGGCTGGATGTCCGGCCGACGAAGCAGTGGGGGCAGAACTTCGTCGTCGACGCCAACACGGTGCGCCGTATCGTCCGGGTGGCGGGCGTGGGGCCGCAGGACGTCGTCGTCGAGGTCGGCCCGGGTCTGGGGTCGCTGACCCTGGCCCTGCTGCCGGAGGTCTCCCGGGTCGTGGCCGTCGAGGTCGACCCGACGCTGGCCGCTGCGCTGCCGCAGACCGTGGCGTCGCTGGCGCCCCAGCACGCCGACCGGCTCTCGCTGGTGCACGCCGACGCGCTGACCGTGCGCGAACTGCCCGACCCGCAGCCCACCGCGCTGGTGGCGAACCTGCCCTACAACATCTCCGTGCCGGTGGTGCTCGGCTTCCTCCAGCACTTCCCGACGATCCGTCGCGTGCTGGTCATGGTCCAGCTCGAGGTCGCCGAGCGGCTGGCCGCGGGCCCGGGCAGCAAGGTCTACGGCGTGCCCAGCCTCAAGGCCGCCTGGTACGCCGACGTCCGGCTTGCCGGCCACGTCGGGCGCAACGTCTTCTGGCCCGTGCCCAACGTCGACTCCGGCCTGGTGTCGCTCGTGCGGCGCGACCCACCGGTGACCGACGCCAGCCGGGAGGACGTCTTCGCCTGCATCGACGCGGCCTTCGCCCAACGCCGCAAGACGCTGCGCGCCGCGCTCGCCGGCTGGGCCGGGTCCGCGCCGCGGGCCGAGGAGGTCCTGGTCGCCGCCGGGATCGACCCGCGCACCCGCGGCGAGCAGCTCGACATCGACGCCTTCGCCCGGATCGCCTCCGCCCGCCTCGCCCTAGGGTGTCCTTCATGA